The following proteins are encoded in a genomic region of Lachnospiraceae bacterium KM106-2:
- a CDS encoding osmosensitive K+ channel histidine kinase KdpD has translation MQNKNLIPNILITAFLLALATLLSFLLFSLSPISSANTALLYILVIVLIGRYTTGYLPGIIASLVGVICVNYLFTYPYFRLNFTLTGYPITFIGMLAISLITSTLTTNLKKLAYTLAEKEKIINETEKEKMRANLLRSISHDLRTPLTSIICSSSSLVNSEEPISESERKELSVHIYEDANWLLNMVENILSVTKIQGTSSSLKKTPEVIEEVLSESVQRLKKRLPDAKITTKLPEEFLMIPMDALLIEQVIINLLENAVTHSESERPIELFVTTSDTSITIHVKDYGIGISITPCDNIFDLSSLPETTADAEKGKGIGLSICKTIIMAHNGEIHARNHEDGSEFYFSIPKE, from the coding sequence ATGCAAAATAAAAATCTAATACCTAATATACTGATCACTGCGTTTCTACTAGCACTTGCAACGCTTTTATCCTTTTTACTGTTTTCCTTATCGCCTATTAGCTCGGCCAATACAGCCCTTTTATACATTTTAGTCATCGTCTTGATCGGACGTTATACAACCGGCTATCTTCCTGGTATTATCGCTTCGTTAGTAGGTGTTATCTGTGTAAATTACTTATTCACCTATCCCTATTTTCGATTAAACTTCACGCTGACCGGGTATCCCATCACCTTTATCGGAATGCTTGCGATCTCCTTGATCACCAGCACACTGACCACCAACTTGAAGAAATTAGCTTACACGCTGGCAGAAAAAGAGAAGATCATCAATGAGACCGAGAAAGAAAAAATGCGTGCTAACCTGTTACGATCCATCTCACATGACTTGCGCACTCCTCTCACAAGCATTATCTGTTCTAGTTCTTCCTTAGTCAATAGCGAAGAACCTATTTCAGAGAGCGAACGCAAAGAACTATCCGTTCACATCTATGAGGATGCAAACTGGCTATTGAATATGGTTGAGAATATCCTTTCCGTAACAAAAATCCAAGGAACCTCTTCTTCATTAAAGAAGACGCCAGAAGTCATTGAAGAAGTCTTGTCCGAATCCGTACAACGACTAAAAAAGCGATTGCCTGATGCTAAAATAACCACCAAACTCCCGGAGGAATTTCTCATGATTCCGATGGACGCTTTGTTGATCGAACAAGTCATCATCAATCTACTAGAAAATGCAGTCACTCATTCTGAGAGTGAAAGACCGATCGAGCTCTTTGTCACTACCTCAGATACCTCGATCACCATTCATGTTAAAGATTATGGGATTGGCATTTCAATAACCCCTTGTGATAATATCTTCGATCTTTCCTCCTTACCAGAAACCACTGCAGATGCTGAAAAAGGAAAAGGGATCGGGCTTAGCATATGTAAAACGATCATCATGGCTCATAATGGTGAAATCCATGCAAGAAATCATGAAGATGGATCTGAATTCTATTTTTCAATACCTAAGGAGTGA
- a CDS encoding cystine ABC transporter, ATP-binding protein, whose amino-acid sequence MYQVQDIKKSFGDVSVLKGVTLEIQPNKTTVLIGPSGSGKSTLLRCMNLLEIPDSGVVRLNGDSIDFTEKKKKMKMDHPSLRTMRKKTGMVFQNFQLFPHKTALQNIMEGLLVVQKQDKKTSEAEALELLRKVGLEEKRDSYPSELSGGQQQRIAIARALAMKPELLLFDEPTSALDPELEVEVLNLIRQLVDEKRTIVIVTHKMSFAREVADNIVFFDQGNIVKQGSYDELEKSGNERISQFLNMLQ is encoded by the coding sequence ATGTATCAAGTTCAAGATATAAAGAAATCATTTGGTGATGTATCTGTATTAAAGGGAGTTACCCTTGAAATTCAGCCAAATAAGACAACGGTATTAATTGGACCATCTGGTTCAGGCAAATCTACTTTGCTTCGCTGTATGAATTTGTTAGAAATCCCAGATTCCGGCGTGGTTAGGTTAAATGGAGATTCTATTGATTTTACAGAGAAAAAGAAGAAAATGAAGATGGATCATCCATCTCTTCGCACAATGCGTAAAAAGACAGGAATGGTATTTCAGAATTTTCAATTGTTTCCACATAAGACAGCCCTTCAGAATATAATGGAAGGATTGCTCGTTGTGCAAAAGCAGGACAAGAAGACAAGTGAAGCAGAGGCACTGGAACTACTTCGTAAGGTTGGTTTAGAGGAAAAGAGAGATAGTTATCCATCTGAGTTATCTGGTGGTCAACAGCAAAGAATCGCAATTGCTAGGGCACTTGCAATGAAACCAGAGCTGTTATTGTTTGATGAACCAACAAGCGCACTAGATCCAGAGTTAGAGGTAGAAGTGCTCAACTTGATCCGCCAATTAGTTGACGAGAAACGAACGATTGTGATCGTGACACATAAGATGTCATTTGCAAGAGAAGTTGCAGACAATATCGTATTCTTTGATCAAGGAAATATCGTAAAACAAGGCAGCTATGATGAACTAGAAAAGAGTGGAAATGAGAGAATCTCTCAGTTCTTAAATATGTTGCAATAA
- a CDS encoding sensor histidine kinase, which yields MQEFTIVLIEDEQNILDFIQKTLKSNDYKVLTAKTGQAGMNLITSQCPDLIILDLGLPDMDGSLIIPQVRHWSSCPIIVLSARTGDKDKVSALDSGADDYITKPFSTSELLARIRTALRHSNRINMTQSPSTETYSSAGLMINFLKRQITRDGEEIHLTPVEYKIVAFLARNSGLVMTYASILTNIWGPYMNDDNKILRVNMANIRRKLERNPAEPLYIMTEVGIGYRMREDESPVS from the coding sequence ATGCAAGAATTTACAATCGTATTAATAGAAGATGAACAAAATATTTTAGATTTTATCCAGAAAACACTAAAATCCAATGACTATAAAGTATTAACCGCTAAGACAGGACAAGCTGGTATGAATCTGATCACCTCTCAATGTCCTGACCTGATCATTCTCGATCTTGGTCTTCCTGACATGGACGGCTCATTGATCATACCACAAGTTCGACACTGGTCCTCTTGTCCGATCATCGTCTTATCCGCTAGAACCGGAGATAAAGACAAGGTATCTGCCTTAGACTCTGGCGCAGATGATTATATTACGAAACCATTTAGTACTTCTGAGCTCCTTGCTCGTATCCGTACTGCTCTTCGTCATAGTAATCGTATCAACATGACTCAAAGTCCATCTACTGAAACCTATTCCTCTGCCGGACTTATGATCAATTTTCTAAAACGACAGATTACTAGAGATGGGGAAGAAATTCATCTGACCCCCGTAGAATATAAGATCGTAGCTTTTCTAGCAAGAAATTCCGGTCTTGTTATGACGTATGCCTCAATCCTTACAAATATCTGGGGGCCTTACATGAATGACGATAATAAGATCCTTCGAGTAAATATGGCAAATATTCGAAGAAAGTTAGAACGTAATCCGGCTGAACCACTTTATATCATGACCGAAGTAGGAATCGGCTATCGTATGCGCGAAGATGAAAGTCCTGTATCATAA
- a CDS encoding esterase/lipase: MHAKVKMIRNMFAKSDKKRDRDFTIPEGVKRIDDIRYGKDAKWNLLDVYMPEKIEGVHKTIISVHGGAWVYGEKETYQYYCMDLARRGFIVVNMNYRLAPENPFPAALEDINKTFWWVNTHGEEYQIDKKNLFVVGDSAGAQLASQYITLLENPEYQKVLKLKPPALNVKGVALNCGVYDMKSYYVNEKDDILKEYFKKDVSEDKIDVMKYMNEKFPPAYIMTAHGDFLKEHADPLYEKLRSLGVNCTYRMYGEEENQEIGHVFHLNIALKEAKECNDEECRFFDQQIQ, encoded by the coding sequence ATGCATGCAAAAGTAAAGATGATACGAAATATGTTTGCTAAGAGTGATAAAAAGAGAGACCGTGACTTTACGATACCGGAAGGCGTCAAGCGAATCGATGATATCCGTTATGGAAAAGATGCAAAATGGAATCTTCTTGATGTTTATATGCCTGAAAAGATAGAGGGAGTACATAAAACGATTATTAGTGTTCATGGAGGTGCATGGGTATATGGTGAGAAGGAAACTTACCAATATTATTGCATGGATTTGGCGAGAAGAGGATTTATTGTAGTGAATATGAATTATCGCCTGGCACCGGAGAATCCATTTCCTGCTGCATTAGAGGATATTAATAAGACCTTCTGGTGGGTGAATACTCACGGAGAAGAATATCAGATCGACAAGAAAAATTTGTTCGTGGTAGGAGATTCTGCAGGCGCACAGTTAGCAAGCCAGTACATCACCTTATTAGAAAATCCGGAGTATCAGAAGGTATTGAAACTAAAGCCACCAGCATTGAACGTAAAAGGGGTTGCCCTAAATTGTGGTGTCTATGATATGAAGTCTTATTATGTAAATGAGAAAGATGATATTCTAAAGGAATATTTTAAAAAGGATGTTTCAGAAGATAAGATCGATGTTATGAAATATATGAATGAGAAGTTTCCTCCTGCTTATATTATGACAGCTCATGGAGATTTCTTAAAAGAACATGCAGACCCATTGTATGAAAAATTAAGATCGCTTGGAGTAAATTGTACATATCGAATGTATGGGGAAGAGGAGAACCAAGAGATCGGTCATGTATTCCATCTTAATATCGCACTAAAAGAAGCAAAAGAGTGTAATGATGAGGAATGTCGATTCTTTGATCAACAGATACAATAA
- a CDS encoding cystine ABC transporter, permease protein yields the protein MTELFLMSENQIDVAKRAFFPMVEKAIEYTIPLTLISFVIGIVLAVMAALVIINKVPVLSQISKLYIWIFRGTPLLVQLFIVYWGICNPLGIDKWIAAIVAFSLNVGAYSAETIRGAILSIPKGQWEAGYAMGMNYQQVFIRIIIPQAAKVSVPPLFNSFISLVKDTSLASTIMITEMFRRAQEFASSSLEYLTIYVEVALIYLILCTILNGVQKLIEKKLRVGVN from the coding sequence ATGACGGAATTGTTTTTAATGAGTGAAAATCAGATAGATGTAGCAAAGAGAGCTTTCTTTCCAATGGTTGAGAAAGCAATAGAATATACGATCCCATTAACGTTGATCTCGTTTGTGATCGGTATCGTATTAGCAGTAATGGCAGCATTAGTGATTATTAATAAGGTACCTGTACTCAGTCAGATATCAAAACTTTATATTTGGATCTTTCGAGGAACGCCATTATTAGTACAATTATTTATTGTGTACTGGGGAATCTGTAATCCACTTGGGATTGATAAATGGATTGCTGCAATCGTTGCATTTTCTCTAAATGTAGGTGCCTATTCAGCAGAAACGATCCGTGGTGCGATTCTTTCCATTCCAAAGGGACAATGGGAAGCTGGTTACGCTATGGGAATGAATTATCAACAAGTCTTTATTCGAATCATTATTCCACAGGCAGCCAAGGTCAGTGTACCCCCATTATTTAATTCCTTTATTAGTTTAGTAAAGGATACTTCTTTAGCTTCTACAATCATGATTACAGAGATGTTTCGAAGAGCACAGGAATTTGCCAGCAGCAGCTTGGAATATTTAACGATCTATGTGGAAGTGGCACTTATTTATTTAATCTTATGTACGATTTTAAATGGTGTTCAGAAGTTGATCGAGAAGAAATTAAGAGTCGGAGTAAATTAG
- a CDS encoding ATP-dependent RNA helicase gives MEIKDLIIYEKTLESRNAEYAPFPKELSKEIQTYLEGRGIEQLYCHQAEMFDLAMERKNIVITTSTASGKTLSFLLPVLQDILQNPTTRAIFLYPTKALASDQYRAIQPYLDYFGENRISAGVYDGDTPVSERSRIRKSANIILTNPEMLNGAFLPNHNKYGFDFIFSNLKYVVVDELHTYRGAFGSHLANVFRRLGRVCRYYQSVPQFLCSSATIANPVELAEGVCGAEFVQVSKDGSPAALRNYCLLQPPKVTGKDRKYYGQIQSTSVAAELIPKLVEEGTSFIAFAGSRRNVEVVLKEARDKLETESFFGKDDVDKISGYRGGYTPMERKEIENKMITGALRGLVSTNALELGIDIGKIDATVLVGYPGTRASFWQQTGRAGRSGKSCTNYLILNNLPFDQYIAINPNWLFDSSSENAVIDKNNLLIELAHIRAAAAEIPLTLDDIAIFPDMGETIPVLIKVKEVTSQGGKFVWNGNGFPAGDYSLRNIDKLRYKLIDRERQVEITEMDEMQAFRELHDGAIYMHDGMQYQVVKLDVESRTAYAIPFKGNYYTMPGGTTNIRIIHAQKEAGYHRLKLAFGDVNVDDIVFMYKKLQFHNHQNLGFEQLEKPLSKDYDTESTWFKVPQNIVKVYRSLLQEGPSGQIVRNNHFDGLCHAIKNATMMVTMTEKEDIGVTMSANVLEISDNVVEDVFLFIYDKYIGGLGYSEKAYDLIPKIIESAIELVSGCTCEHGCAACIGDYTLDKKMVLWGLKNLLEEVEAPKDIKMVEYAPRVFLKKEFQFQELPARWKEFCSYLQESGEKLSQFLSAVNKVEVINNTITLILDNPFYKEWVMEEDNRKSIINIIRFYTEAPAVIRLDVSLENLSEERREIRDKLQRRYENLKE, from the coding sequence ATGGAAATTAAAGATTTGATCATATATGAGAAAACATTAGAAAGTAGAAATGCGGAATATGCCCCTTTTCCGAAGGAGTTATCAAAGGAGATTCAAACGTACTTAGAAGGTCGGGGGATAGAACAGTTATATTGTCATCAGGCCGAGATGTTCGACTTAGCAATGGAAAGGAAAAATATTGTTATCACGACATCAACAGCAAGTGGTAAGACCTTAAGCTTCCTACTTCCAGTATTGCAGGATATCTTACAGAATCCAACTACAAGAGCTATTTTTCTATATCCAACAAAAGCGCTTGCAAGTGATCAGTATCGTGCGATTCAGCCATATCTCGATTACTTTGGAGAAAATCGAATTTCAGCCGGAGTCTATGATGGAGATACTCCAGTTAGTGAGAGAAGCCGTATTAGAAAGAGTGCCAACATTATTCTGACGAATCCAGAAATGTTAAATGGAGCTTTCTTGCCAAATCACAACAAGTATGGATTTGATTTTATCTTTTCAAATCTAAAGTATGTGGTAGTGGATGAACTTCATACGTACCGTGGGGCCTTCGGTTCCCACCTTGCCAATGTATTCCGCAGATTAGGAAGAGTATGTCGTTATTATCAGTCAGTACCTCAATTCTTATGTAGTTCTGCAACGATCGCAAATCCTGTGGAGTTAGCAGAGGGCGTATGCGGAGCTGAATTTGTACAAGTAAGTAAAGATGGTTCTCCGGCTGCCTTAAGAAATTATTGTTTACTTCAGCCTCCTAAGGTGACGGGAAAAGACAGAAAGTATTATGGGCAGATCCAGTCCACTTCTGTAGCAGCAGAATTGATTCCTAAATTAGTGGAGGAGGGAACTAGTTTTATTGCCTTTGCTGGATCAAGAAGAAATGTGGAAGTTGTATTAAAGGAGGCCAGAGATAAGCTGGAGACAGAAAGCTTCTTTGGCAAGGATGATGTGGATAAAATCTCTGGATATCGTGGTGGCTATACACCGATGGAGAGAAAAGAGATTGAAAATAAAATGATCACGGGAGCATTAAGAGGGTTAGTATCTACCAATGCCTTAGAACTAGGGATTGATATCGGAAAGATTGATGCAACGGTACTTGTAGGGTATCCTGGCACGAGAGCATCCTTCTGGCAGCAGACCGGAAGAGCAGGTCGAAGCGGTAAGAGCTGTACGAATTATCTGATTTTAAATAATCTTCCATTTGATCAATATATTGCAATTAATCCAAACTGGCTGTTTGATAGTAGCAGTGAAAATGCAGTAATCGACAAAAACAATCTGCTCATTGAACTGGCCCATATTCGTGCAGCAGCAGCGGAGATCCCTTTGACATTAGATGATATTGCGATCTTTCCAGATATGGGTGAGACGATACCGGTTTTGATCAAAGTAAAAGAAGTTACAAGTCAGGGAGGCAAATTTGTATGGAATGGCAATGGATTCCCAGCGGGAGATTATAGCCTTCGTAATATTGATAAATTACGCTATAAGTTAATTGATAGGGAGCGTCAGGTCGAGATCACCGAAATGGATGAGATGCAGGCATTCCGTGAATTACATGATGGAGCAATCTATATGCATGATGGAATGCAGTATCAAGTGGTTAAACTGGATGTGGAGAGTCGTACTGCTTACGCCATCCCATTTAAGGGCAATTACTATACCATGCCAGGCGGAACGACAAACATCCGTATCATTCATGCACAAAAGGAAGCCGGTTATCATCGACTTAAACTGGCATTTGGTGATGTTAATGTAGATGATATTGTATTTATGTATAAGAAGTTACAATTTCATAATCATCAGAATTTAGGATTTGAACAGCTTGAGAAGCCACTATCCAAAGATTATGATACCGAGAGTACTTGGTTTAAAGTACCCCAGAATATCGTGAAAGTGTATCGCAGTTTATTACAAGAAGGGCCAAGCGGTCAGATCGTTCGTAATAATCATTTTGATGGCTTGTGTCATGCTATTAAAAATGCAACGATGATGGTGACCATGACAGAGAAAGAAGACATTGGTGTTACCATGTCTGCGAATGTACTAGAGATTAGTGACAATGTGGTAGAAGATGTATTCCTATTTATCTATGATAAATATATTGGTGGATTGGGATATTCAGAAAAGGCATATGATCTGATCCCTAAGATCATCGAAAGTGCCATTGAACTAGTCAGTGGATGTACTTGCGAACATGGATGTGCGGCCTGCATTGGTGATTACACGCTGGATAAGAAAATGGTATTATGGGGACTAAAGAATTTACTAGAAGAAGTAGAAGCGCCGAAAGATATTAAAATGGTGGAATATGCACCAAGAGTATTTTTAAAGAAAGAATTTCAATTTCAAGAACTTCCAGCACGATGGAAGGAGTTTTGCTCTTACCTACAAGAAAGTGGAGAAAAGCTGTCCCAGTTCTTAAGTGCGGTGAACAAGGTTGAGGTTATAAATAATACGATCACACTGATATTAGATAATCCATTTTATAAGGAATGGGTAATGGAAGAGGATAATAGAAAGAGTATCATTAACATTATTCGTTTTTATACAGAAGCACCAGCAGTCATTCGTCTCGATGTTAGTTTAGAGAATTTATCCGAAGAGCGCAGAGAGATCCGTGATAAGTTGCAAAGAAGATATGAGAATTTAAAGGAGTAG
- a CDS encoding aspartate ammonia-lyase translates to MKTRIETDSIGSLAIPADAYYGVQSFRAKNNFPITGHPLHPQFIYSLALIKKAAAITNVQSGKLPEKIGKAIQDACDDLLLGQLHDSFIVDSIQGGAGTSANMNANEVIANRAIELLGGTKGDYSLVHPNDHVNMSQSTNDVIPTAGKLTVLSLLPGSIQELGRLQDALLQKANEFDSILKMGRTQLQDAVPMRLGQSFHAYASAINRCKKRLISISNEMKTLNMGATAIGSAINVDPYYLQNIVPNLNQFTHFDCRQADDLFDATQNLDCFVEVSSSLKSAAITLSKMSNDLRLLSSGPKTGIGEINLPAKQNGSSIMPGKINPVIPEVVSQVAFHIIGNDTTITMAAEAGQLELNAFEPVLFYKLFESLDTLTHAVTTLIDNCIVDITANEDRCKELLEASVGISTALCPYIGYKRAAELAKYSLHHQIPLKELVLSETDLTQQDLNLILDPARMTKAAC, encoded by the coding sequence ATGAAGACACGTATTGAAACAGATTCTATCGGAAGCCTGGCAATTCCTGCAGATGCCTACTACGGTGTTCAAAGCTTTCGTGCAAAAAATAACTTTCCTATTACAGGTCACCCTCTTCATCCCCAATTTATTTATTCTCTTGCACTCATTAAGAAAGCAGCTGCTATTACCAATGTTCAGTCAGGAAAACTCCCTGAAAAAATCGGTAAAGCAATCCAAGATGCATGTGATGATCTTCTATTGGGACAACTTCATGACTCTTTTATCGTCGACAGTATTCAAGGAGGAGCTGGTACTTCAGCTAATATGAATGCAAATGAAGTGATCGCTAACCGTGCCATCGAGCTTCTTGGCGGAACAAAGGGAGATTATTCTCTTGTTCATCCCAACGATCACGTCAATATGTCACAATCCACTAATGATGTAATCCCTACTGCCGGAAAACTAACCGTTCTCTCTTTATTACCAGGATCGATCCAAGAACTAGGACGACTGCAAGATGCTTTATTACAGAAAGCAAACGAATTTGATTCTATTCTAAAGATGGGCCGAACCCAGCTTCAAGATGCTGTCCCTATGAGATTAGGTCAATCATTTCACGCTTACGCTTCTGCGATTAATCGATGTAAAAAACGTCTCATTTCTATCTCCAATGAGATGAAGACGCTAAATATGGGTGCTACAGCAATTGGCTCCGCCATCAATGTTGATCCTTACTATCTTCAGAATATCGTGCCTAACTTAAATCAATTCACTCATTTTGACTGTCGTCAGGCCGATGATCTCTTTGATGCCACGCAAAATCTAGATTGCTTCGTAGAAGTATCTTCCTCACTAAAGAGTGCTGCTATCACCTTATCAAAGATGTCAAATGATCTACGATTATTATCGAGTGGTCCTAAAACAGGGATCGGAGAGATCAATCTTCCCGCTAAACAAAATGGTTCTTCCATCATGCCGGGTAAGATCAATCCAGTTATTCCAGAAGTAGTATCACAGGTTGCTTTTCATATCATAGGGAATGATACAACAATTACAATGGCTGCAGAAGCAGGGCAGTTAGAACTAAATGCCTTTGAACCCGTTCTCTTCTATAAACTATTTGAATCACTTGATACCCTTACCCATGCAGTAACAACACTCATCGACAACTGTATTGTTGACATTACTGCAAATGAAGATCGTTGTAAAGAACTGCTAGAGGCAAGCGTTGGTATCTCCACCGCTCTGTGTCCTTATATCGGATATAAACGTGCTGCTGAATTAGCAAAGTATTCGTTACATCATCAGATTCCTTTAAAAGAGCTTGTTCTGTCTGAAACTGATCTGACCCAACAAGATCTCAATCTTATTTTAGACCCAGCCCGTATGACAAAAGCCGCTTGCTAA
- a CDS encoding probable dipeptidase B: MKKVRNANKNHASKVLTNLCFGLAICVLLLANGMIASACTGVYVGKKVSANGSTIISRSEDIDSAHPKCFVVKKAAKHKAGSMFEDSYGFSMPYPSRTCQYTACFDASKEEGEDAFAEVGHNEYGVAVTATVSADAGEAAQKADPYVETGICEISMGTVILQQARSAREGVELLASIVDKYGAGEGNIVMIADQKEAWYMEILTGHQYIAIKMPEDKVAVFPNCFMLGKVNVKSKDVIASKNLVSLAKKHNFLSTKDGQIVVAKTYGDGYGEGNVYRIYGGQKLLNPSINVDVDQDFYDLFFKPAKKVTVKETMNVLRCRNEGTKYDPTTKGNEDLADVVIGNERQAECHVLEVRPNVPAKLAGLEWLCMGNSEFSVFLPYYGSLITDTANSSKNDSMTYNPNSSFWAFRSLSALCGINRDLFGKNVKAYWSDYQDALIKQQEAVDKKMLTLYKIAPKVAAKKATKLGKEVTTEAISRAQSMFYELITYFAMGQGETQEDAFTPSCMTNNVLPNYRLK, encoded by the coding sequence ATGAAAAAAGTTAGAAACGCTAACAAAAATCATGCTAGTAAAGTTTTGACCAATTTATGTTTTGGTCTCGCAATCTGTGTCTTATTACTAGCAAATGGAATGATCGCATCAGCATGTACTGGTGTCTATGTAGGTAAAAAAGTATCTGCAAATGGTTCTACGATTATTTCTCGTTCTGAGGACATTGATAGTGCCCATCCAAAATGTTTTGTTGTAAAGAAAGCCGCTAAGCATAAAGCTGGTTCTATGTTTGAAGATTCTTATGGTTTCTCAATGCCATATCCATCTCGCACTTGCCAATATACAGCTTGCTTCGATGCTTCTAAAGAAGAAGGCGAAGATGCTTTCGCAGAAGTTGGTCACAACGAATATGGTGTCGCTGTAACTGCAACCGTTTCTGCTGATGCGGGCGAAGCTGCACAAAAAGCAGATCCTTATGTAGAAACAGGTATCTGTGAAATCTCTATGGGAACTGTTATCCTTCAACAAGCAAGATCAGCAAGAGAAGGTGTTGAATTACTTGCTTCTATCGTTGATAAATATGGTGCCGGCGAAGGAAATATCGTAATGATCGCAGATCAAAAAGAAGCTTGGTACATGGAGATTTTAACTGGACATCAATATATTGCCATCAAGATGCCAGAAGATAAAGTTGCTGTATTCCCTAACTGCTTTATGTTAGGTAAAGTAAATGTTAAATCTAAAGATGTAATCGCTTCCAAAAATCTTGTATCCTTAGCAAAGAAACACAACTTCTTATCTACAAAAGATGGTCAGATCGTTGTTGCTAAGACTTACGGAGATGGATATGGTGAAGGAAATGTATACCGTATCTATGGTGGTCAAAAATTATTAAATCCAAGTATCAACGTAGATGTCGACCAAGACTTCTATGATTTATTCTTCAAACCAGCTAAAAAGGTTACTGTAAAAGAAACTATGAATGTTTTAAGATGTCGTAACGAAGGTACCAAATATGACCCAACAACAAAGGGAAATGAAGATCTCGCTGATGTTGTCATCGGTAATGAACGACAAGCTGAATGCCACGTACTTGAAGTAAGACCAAATGTTCCTGCCAAATTAGCCGGATTAGAATGGCTTTGCATGGGTAACAGTGAATTCTCTGTATTCCTTCCTTACTACGGAAGTTTAATCACGGATACTGCTAATAGTAGTAAAAATGATTCCATGACTTATAATCCAAACTCATCTTTCTGGGCATTCCGTTCCTTATCAGCACTTTGCGGAATCAACCGTGATCTATTTGGTAAGAATGTAAAAGCTTACTGGAGTGATTATCAAGATGCTTTGATCAAACAACAAGAAGCAGTCGATAAAAAGATGTTAACCCTTTATAAAATAGCTCCAAAAGTAGCTGCTAAAAAAGCTACTAAGCTTGGTAAAGAAGTAACTACAGAAGCAATCAGTCGTGCACAATCTATGTTCTACGAATTGATCACTTATTTCGCAATGGGACAAGGTGAGACACAAGAAGATGCCTTCACACCATCTTGTATGACAAATAACGTATTACCAAATTATCGCTTAAAATAA